In a single window of the Paenibacillus sp. MMS20-IR301 genome:
- a CDS encoding Imm3 family immunity protein: MKRNYEALFGAFYESYFDLKCEGMSNAEALVCTSEAYLDIQKRGEMEKSVIFIAEGRIYLTHSKIFIKAKEKIVDVLNSLDLDKLQLETTPDEYRDILERRDMVLDGIENIPVDYSPYTRWYYYEIEKEVKDYFGIIINDIKDTFELIEKVMGRFERECRSTLSEKIVVKTTLAELLIRHGIKAEKEFLKIKNELEQFDLSEVGQQLTESEKSDLNVRIKEIITKY, from the coding sequence GTGAAACGAAACTATGAGGCACTATTCGGTGCATTTTATGAGAGTTACTTTGATTTGAAATGTGAGGGAATGAGTAATGCTGAGGCACTTGTTTGTACATCTGAGGCATACCTTGATATTCAAAAAAGAGGTGAAATGGAAAAATCGGTAATATTTATTGCAGAGGGAAGGATATATTTAACACATTCGAAAATTTTTATAAAAGCAAAAGAGAAGATAGTTGATGTTTTGAATTCCTTAGACTTAGATAAGTTGCAACTTGAAACAACTCCAGATGAGTATCGGGATATATTAGAACGAAGAGATATGGTACTAGATGGAATTGAAAATATACCTGTAGATTATAGTCCATATACGAGATGGTACTATTATGAAATAGAAAAGGAGGTTAAAGACTATTTTGGGATTATTATTAATGATATAAAGGATACGTTTGAGCTTATTGAAAAAGTAATGGGGAGATTTGAACGCGAGTGCAGAAGTACATTAAGTGAGAAAATTGTTGTTAAAACAACACTTGCAGAATTGCTTATCAGACATGGTATTAAAGCAGAAAAGGAATTTCTAAAAATAAAAAATGAGTTAGAGCAATTCGATTTGAGCGAAGTAGGACAACAATTAACAGAATCCGAGAAGTCGGATCTTAATGTCCGAATTAAGGAGATCATAACCAAATACTAA